The nucleotide sequence CCGGTGGCCCAGCGGAAGGCATGGTGCAGCGCCCAAAGGAACAGGTAGCCGATGGCCGCGCCCAGTATGGCCTGCTCCGGAGAGGTAAACACATGGAAGGCATTGACGAGCAGCCCCGCCCAGGTCAATGGCAGCGTGATCAGGTCGGGGAGCAGGCCGGTTTCGGCGTCTATCCATGCCAGCGCCACCAGCGCGGCGGCCAGCGCCATCGCGCACAGCGCGGCGGGACCGGGCCCATAGTGCCAGACGCACAGCGCGAACAGCGCCGCCGTCAGCGCTTCGATCAAGGGATAGCGCCAGGCGATACGCGCGCCGCAATCGCCGCAGCGGCCGCGCAGGCCGGCCCATCCCGCCAGGGGAATGCGCCGCCAGCCCCGTATCGCGCCACCGCAGGCCGGACAACGGCAGGCGGGGCGCCAAAGACTGGGCCGGGATGCCGGGTCGCGCCGCCCCTCGCGCGACGATTCGTCCCAATCGTATTCCAGGATGCGAGGCAGGCGATCCACGACCGTGGTCAGCCAGCTGCCGACCGCCAGGCCGAGCAGGGCGGCAAGCGGAATGGCGGCATCCAGAAGGACGGGATGGAAATCGAAAGGCACGGATGGATCCATGGAGAACTGGCACGATAGCGGCCGCGTTTTACCCGCGCGTGT is from Bordetella bronchialis and encodes:
- a CDS encoding prepilin peptidase, with protein sequence MDPSVPFDFHPVLLDAAIPLAALLGLAVGSWLTTVVDRLPRILEYDWDESSREGRRDPASRPSLWRPACRCPACGGAIRGWRRIPLAGWAGLRGRCGDCGARIAWRYPLIEALTAALFALCVWHYGPGPAALCAMALAAALVALAWIDAETGLLPDLITLPLTWAGLLVNAFHVFTSPEQAILGAAIGYLFLWALHHAFRWATGREGIGYGDFKLLAALGAWLGLGALPMMLIVASLAGVAVGLGLILARRVGRDQPQPFGPYLALAGIVALLVTGLP